The Toxotes jaculatrix isolate fToxJac2 chromosome 14, fToxJac2.pri, whole genome shotgun sequence genome window below encodes:
- the riok1 gene encoding serine/threonine-protein kinase RIO1 isoform X1, producing the protein MSVVGRVPGQFDDAEEDSDQSEVSAVLSQMGDVTLQPSHQEEAEGDEDEDEEDDDEEDDDEDWVWCSAGGSLTKRYNRTTLNCQSNRQNPSSKTLLLSTPSDKALRKYEHKISLDKLNYADSVINKVTMMQKQKDTDTYRLKDKSDRATVEQVLDPRTRMILFKMLSRGVICEINGCISTGKEANVYHASTSTGDSRAIKIYKTSILLFKDRDKYVSGEFRFRHGYCKGNPRKMVRTWAEKEMRNLIRLQTAGIPSPEPLLLRSHVLLMSFIGKDNMPAPLLRNALLSESKARELYLQIIQNMRRMFQDARLVHADLSEFNMLYHNGDAYIIDVSQSVEHDHPHALEFLRKDCSNVNEFFVKHSVAVMTVRELFDFITDPSITCHNIDQYLEKAMVIAAERTSEQRSDQDRVDEEVFKKAYIPRTLTEVSHYERDVDLMRTKEEESAITGHNDNVLYQTLTGLKKDLSGVQTVPALLEDEHSSSSEEEEEDEEEADQQMQSEDTPMDRKEKKKMVKEAQREKRKSKVPKHVKKRKEKVAKMKKGR; encoded by the exons ATGTCGGTGGTCGGGCGTGTACCTGGACAGTTTGATGACGCAGAGGAGGACAG CGACCAATCAGAGGTGTCGGCTGTACTGAGTCAGATGGGTGATGTCACCCTGCAGCCCTCACAccaggaggaagcagagggagatgaggacgaggatgaggaggatgatgatgaagaggatgatgatgaagactgGGTGTGGTGTTCAGCAGGAGGAAGTCTGACGAAGAGATACAACAGGACGACTCTCAACTGTCAG tccaACAGACAGAACCCGTCCAGTAAGACGCTGCTGCTGTCGACGCCATCCGATAAAGCTCTGAGGAAATACGAACATAAGATCAGCCTGG ataAACTGAATTACGCTGATTCAGTGATCAATAAAGTGACGATgatgcagaaacagaaagacaccGACAC GTACAGATTGAAGGACAAATCGGATCGAGCCACAGTGGAACAG gttcTGGATCCTCGGACTCGAATGATTCTGTTTAAGATGCTGAGTCGAGGAGTGATCTGTGAAATCAACGGCTGCATCAGCACAGGGAAGGAG GCGAATGTTTATCACGCCAGCACGTCGACAGGAGACAGCAGAGCCATCAAGATCTACAAGACGTCCATCCTGCTgttcaaagacagagacaaatacGTCAGCGGAGAGTTCAG GTTCCGTCACGGTTACTGCAAAGGAAACCCCAGGAAGATGGTGAGAACCTGggcagagaaggagatgaggaaTCTCATCAG gctgcaGACGGCAGGAATCCCAAGTCCAGAACCTTTGCTGCTCAGAAGTCACGTTCTGCTGATGAGCTTCATCGGAAAAGACAACAT GCCGGCTCCTCTGCTGAGGAACGCGTTGCTGTCGGAGTCGAAGGCTCGTGAGCTCTACCTGCAGATCATACAGAACATGAGGAGAATGTTTCAGGACGCTCGACTCGTCCACGCTGACCTCAGCGAGTTCAACATGCT gtaTCACAACGGAGACGCTTACATCATCGATGTGTCGCAGTCGGTGGAGCACGATCATCCTCACGCTCTGGAGTTCCTCAGGAAGGACTGCAGCAACGTGAACG AGTTCTTTGTGAAGCACAGCGTGGCAGTGATGACGGTCAGAGAGCTGTTCGACTTCATCACCGACCCGTCGATCACCTGCCACAACATTGATCAATACCTGGAGAAG GCGATGGTGATTGCAGCTGAGCGGACGTCGGAGCAGCGATCGGATCAGGATCGTGTGGACGAGGAG GTGTTTAAGAAGGCCTACATCCCCCGCACTCTGACAGAGGTGAGTCACTACGAGCGAGACGTCGACCTGATGAGGACGAAGGAGGAAGAGTCAGCCATCACCGGACACAACGACAAC gTTTTGTATCAGACGCTGACCGGACTGAAGAAGGATCTCTCTGGAGTTCAGACG gTTCCTGCTCTCCTGGAGGATGAGCACTCCTCCtcatcagaggaggaggaggaggatgaagaggaggcagaCCAGCAGATGCAGAGCGAGGACACCCCGATGGACAGAAAG gagaagaaaaagatggtgaaagaagctcagagagaaaagagaaaaagtaaagTACCAAAACacgtgaagaagaggaaggagaaggtggCCAAGATGAAGAAGGGCAGATGA
- the riok1 gene encoding serine/threonine-protein kinase RIO1 isoform X2 → MGDVTLQPSHQEEAEGDEDEDEEDDDEEDDDEDWVWCSAGGSLTKRYNRTTLNCQSNRQNPSSKTLLLSTPSDKALRKYEHKISLDKLNYADSVINKVTMMQKQKDTDTYRLKDKSDRATVEQVLDPRTRMILFKMLSRGVICEINGCISTGKEANVYHASTSTGDSRAIKIYKTSILLFKDRDKYVSGEFRFRHGYCKGNPRKMVRTWAEKEMRNLIRLQTAGIPSPEPLLLRSHVLLMSFIGKDNMPAPLLRNALLSESKARELYLQIIQNMRRMFQDARLVHADLSEFNMLYHNGDAYIIDVSQSVEHDHPHALEFLRKDCSNVNEFFVKHSVAVMTVRELFDFITDPSITCHNIDQYLEKAMVIAAERTSEQRSDQDRVDEEVFKKAYIPRTLTEVSHYERDVDLMRTKEEESAITGHNDNVLYQTLTGLKKDLSGVQTVPALLEDEHSSSSEEEEEDEEEADQQMQSEDTPMDRKEKKKMVKEAQREKRKSKVPKHVKKRKEKVAKMKKGR, encoded by the exons ATGGGTGATGTCACCCTGCAGCCCTCACAccaggaggaagcagagggagatgaggacgaggatgaggaggatgatgatgaagaggatgatgatgaagactgGGTGTGGTGTTCAGCAGGAGGAAGTCTGACGAAGAGATACAACAGGACGACTCTCAACTGTCAG tccaACAGACAGAACCCGTCCAGTAAGACGCTGCTGCTGTCGACGCCATCCGATAAAGCTCTGAGGAAATACGAACATAAGATCAGCCTGG ataAACTGAATTACGCTGATTCAGTGATCAATAAAGTGACGATgatgcagaaacagaaagacaccGACAC GTACAGATTGAAGGACAAATCGGATCGAGCCACAGTGGAACAG gttcTGGATCCTCGGACTCGAATGATTCTGTTTAAGATGCTGAGTCGAGGAGTGATCTGTGAAATCAACGGCTGCATCAGCACAGGGAAGGAG GCGAATGTTTATCACGCCAGCACGTCGACAGGAGACAGCAGAGCCATCAAGATCTACAAGACGTCCATCCTGCTgttcaaagacagagacaaatacGTCAGCGGAGAGTTCAG GTTCCGTCACGGTTACTGCAAAGGAAACCCCAGGAAGATGGTGAGAACCTGggcagagaaggagatgaggaaTCTCATCAG gctgcaGACGGCAGGAATCCCAAGTCCAGAACCTTTGCTGCTCAGAAGTCACGTTCTGCTGATGAGCTTCATCGGAAAAGACAACAT GCCGGCTCCTCTGCTGAGGAACGCGTTGCTGTCGGAGTCGAAGGCTCGTGAGCTCTACCTGCAGATCATACAGAACATGAGGAGAATGTTTCAGGACGCTCGACTCGTCCACGCTGACCTCAGCGAGTTCAACATGCT gtaTCACAACGGAGACGCTTACATCATCGATGTGTCGCAGTCGGTGGAGCACGATCATCCTCACGCTCTGGAGTTCCTCAGGAAGGACTGCAGCAACGTGAACG AGTTCTTTGTGAAGCACAGCGTGGCAGTGATGACGGTCAGAGAGCTGTTCGACTTCATCACCGACCCGTCGATCACCTGCCACAACATTGATCAATACCTGGAGAAG GCGATGGTGATTGCAGCTGAGCGGACGTCGGAGCAGCGATCGGATCAGGATCGTGTGGACGAGGAG GTGTTTAAGAAGGCCTACATCCCCCGCACTCTGACAGAGGTGAGTCACTACGAGCGAGACGTCGACCTGATGAGGACGAAGGAGGAAGAGTCAGCCATCACCGGACACAACGACAAC gTTTTGTATCAGACGCTGACCGGACTGAAGAAGGATCTCTCTGGAGTTCAGACG gTTCCTGCTCTCCTGGAGGATGAGCACTCCTCCtcatcagaggaggaggaggaggatgaagaggaggcagaCCAGCAGATGCAGAGCGAGGACACCCCGATGGACAGAAAG gagaagaaaaagatggtgaaagaagctcagagagaaaagagaaaaagtaaagTACCAAAACacgtgaagaagaggaaggagaaggtggCCAAGATGAAGAAGGGCAGATGA